The sequence taaacgGACAGTGCCAtgggttatgtagaaaagtaatttatctaaaatgaaatgAGCAatcgaagctcacgctgagtatataatgttcggttacacccgaacttagacacccttacttgtttttattaaattatcatttatcgTTGGCGAGTTCAATCTGCCATAAATATTAAAACTACATTCATAAAATTGTGTATGCACATGTAAATAAGTCGTTTATCTgtatgcataccaaatttcattgaactTTCATTTGTTTACTTAATAGTGACAACAAGATTATTTAAAAAggattatataaattttttattctggGTGAAATATGTACCTAAAGCAGCAACCGTGAGCATTTTATTATGCTACTAGCATCGATTTGCCAAACAAGCCACTTGCCATACTTacgtacattaaaaaaaaattaaaaaacgtttTTCAAGTGAAGCAAAAACTTTACTTTGCATTTTAATTCTACACATCTTATTgtttatttataaattaaaaaaaaaaaaaaacactaaaaataTCCGTAAACAAAATCATAAGTCGAAAAAAGAAATAGTTTTAGACAACAAAACTTTTCACAGCATCCACAGTAATAACTGAACACCAGTGACGTACCAATAAAAGCGAGAAACATGCAAACATACGAGGTGAGACCGGTGACTCCCAAAGCCACCAGTGCAGTCAAAATGTGAAGGATTTTCAATTCAATGCACAGCAAATTTCATTGCTTTCAAGCACCGAACTCCGAAAACACTAACTTAATTAAATTTTGCATGCCAACTTATTAATTTTATACCGTTTTCCTCTTTTTTTCTCCGCAGTATACCAACGCCGCCGATGCTACATCACCATACCAGCAACAACAAGCGCTGCAGTATgcccaacaacaacaaacgtaTCCATCATACGCCACACCACAATATGCTTCGGCGACCCCATCCACGCCTACTTATACTGGCGGCATAGCACAACAACATTATGCACAAACATTACAGCAGATACAACAGCAGCAATACGAACAGCAATTAGAGCAactgcagcagcaacaacaacaacaacagacacgCTACAGCGCACAAAAAAGCTCGACACCAAATCAAGTTGAACAGCTACAGGCGGCCTATCTTGCCtaccagcaacagcaacaacaacaacagctgcaacaacagcaacaacaacagcagcaacaccaacaacaatatGTCAGCCAAGAAGATTATCAACAACAATTGCTACGTCAACTTTACAATGAACATCGCCCAACTGCGGCAGCTTTCAATGCGGGCGCCAGCCACCAAACGAGCCCCATTTACAACACCTCCGATTATGCCAACTATAtgcaacatcaacaacaattGGCTGAACGTACATTCGGTTCGGCACCAACAGCTGCCACATTAGCTGCCAATAATGGTTTGAGCTCGACGACGCCTTTATCGCCCAGTATGAGCAGCACCACCGAGAAATTGTTGGGTATTCAGTATTCACCATCAAATAAAGTGTCGCATGTCAAATTCTCTAGTGGCAATTTGCACTATAATTTTTAAGATTTCTATTCTTTGTTGTCGACGCCAAAAACAATGCGCTTCGTCGTAAATTTGGTTTGAAGGCGCGCGGATGATGACGAGACTGTGAAAGGAAAAGAGTGACGAAAACTAAAGATACGAATGTAGATGGAAGAGTGTGAAGTTAGCATTGCGCGTATGTTTACTTCATAAGGACGTGTCTATGACCCTTGGAATTTCTTCTGAAACTTGGGCACACAATACGCTTACGGTGCTTTAATGAGTTTCGCCTTTAAATTAAATTgttctttttaaaaatttattttttacgcCAAATTCCCAAAATAAAATCATACACCTACACATGAGTTTATATATTTCTTGATTATTTATTTGTATCTACTTGTGTGACGTTCCATTATGTGACGTCATACATGTCACATTCtcgaagtaaaaaataaataaaacacgtAATTTTgattcaaggcgaatccataccaggttttggcaaagcaaattcaatcaattcgccgtgcagaaggatgtcaagtcaaaagaaaaatttcattgacTTCGATTAACTGTCATtggagtacaaggcgttgtatggaaaatagtcaagaagaagcaatcagctgttgggataacaacacatggtattgaattcgccttggtttgattacataaaaaaaaatcaatgacTTCTATTACATTTGACCAGTACTACCGCGAATTGGGTTTAGATCCTCTTTGTTATCCCGTTTTATAGATTTTCCTTACATGAAACTATTGACGGATCTTTCACTCACCCGGTTTAGAATATGCCCTCCCTCATAGTGAGGTCACATTACGATAGTAAAAATAAAACTCGAGGTGTGCGTTGGATTCTCACTTTCAAACAGCACTGCTCGGTTGTCTATCACGCAACAAGAATCTATAGAAAGCAAgtcgaattcagtaccaggtgttgttattccaACAGCTAATTGCATCTTTTTGACTATTTTCCATACAAcaccttgtacaacaatatgccagcgaatcgaaatcaataaaaaatatcttttaacttgacattcttctgcacgtcgaattggttgaattcgctttgccatcaccttgtgtGGATTCGCCTTGCCTTGAATAGATTCGTCTTGATCAAGGTGATGGCGAAGCTAAGAAAAGTACTATTaatttcgattaactgatataTCGTTGTACCCAGGCGTTGTATGGAcaatatcaagaagaagcaatcagtcAAAGCGAATCCAATATCAATTCTTGcgatctcatcagctgattgcttatcctagatattttccatacaacgccttcaTGAGACAATTTGTCAGTTAATTGAAATcagtaataattttgttttgactCGACATGTGCTGCATGGCGAATCGGGTTGAATTCGCTTttccatcaccttgtatagattcgccttgcaaTCAGCTAATTGTACTACACTACCTGGTACTAAATTCGCCTTTATTTCTCGTTATTGTGGTTGGCTTATAATTCTCAGTTGAAATTGATAACGTGAAAAAGTTTTCaggattaaaaaaatgtattcttgCTGTAAGCTCTTCCTTGGTTTATTAGCCCAGGTGAAGTTAGGTTGGGTTTAATTTGCCGATCCATAAAGAATTCACATAGATGAAGTGCATCTATAGCGTCACCAAAACTTGCGTGACGACCAAACGGAGAAACCCCAATAAGGTACCAGGATTTATGTTATAAACTAACTGCGCCCTCTTGCCAAATACTGGAAGTGTTCCAGGACCCAGATTAAAAGCTGCCTCgggatctggcaactctgtcgcTTTTACTAGCTGTTGGCATGAGCTCGCAGCAGCCAAGACCGCTACTGATAAATCCTAATTTATAAGCGTATGATGTTAGAAGTCAGTTTTTAGTTATT is a genomic window of Eurosta solidaginis isolate ZX-2024a chromosome 4, ASM4086904v1, whole genome shotgun sequence containing:
- the LOC137251179 gene encoding antigen LPMC-61, yielding MTRFDCVLTSMTTTTTKLLNLGLCFVCLIHASTAQLSYHTDSNSNSFTLKTPSLQQSFSRVYGGSKQPQQLQQQQQPQQPLQHQQISSTAPQQLQRFAAQPYAQPQALQQQQQSFSQPQQYSSFQYTNAADATSPYQQQQALQYAQQQQTYPSYATPQYASATPSTPTYTGGIAQQHYAQTLQQIQQQQYEQQLEQLQQQQQQQQTRYSAQKSSTPNQVEQLQAAYLAYQQQQQQQQLQQQQQQQQQHQQQYVSQEDYQQQLLRQLYNEHRPTAAAFNAGASHQTSPIYNTSDYANYMQHQQQLAERTFGSAPTAATLAANNGLSSTTPLSPSMSSTTEKLLGIQYSPSNKVSHVKFSSGNLHYNF